A DNA window from Cognatiyoonia koreensis contains the following coding sequences:
- a CDS encoding GNAT family N-acetyltransferase yields the protein MIISFGIPEHDRDRVADLYWQAFEQKLGLVMGPSDKGRSFVRRVLMSDHALCAHTDDGALLGVAGFKTHAGALVSGTFADLRQIYGLFGASWRGFLLNMLERDTENRRFLMDGIFVAPEARGRGVGTALLGAITDTARDRGYEEVRLDVIDSNDRARALYEREGFTAIKTARLGPLRHIFGFRSATTMVRAVHQPDPINAPAPKTNAPPSTT from the coding sequence ATGATCATCAGCTTCGGCATTCCGGAGCATGATCGCGACCGCGTCGCCGACCTATATTGGCAAGCATTCGAGCAGAAGCTTGGCCTTGTGATGGGACCAAGCGACAAGGGCCGGTCATTCGTGCGCCGTGTTCTGATGTCTGATCATGCGCTGTGCGCCCATACCGACGACGGTGCGCTTCTTGGTGTTGCCGGTTTCAAGACACATGCTGGCGCGCTTGTCAGCGGGACGTTCGCAGACCTGCGCCAGATTTACGGACTGTTCGGGGCCAGCTGGCGCGGTTTTCTTTTGAATATGCTTGAACGTGATACGGAAAACCGCCGCTTTCTGATGGACGGTATTTTCGTGGCACCCGAGGCGCGCGGCAGGGGTGTAGGCACTGCCTTGCTCGGTGCGATCACGGACACTGCGCGCGACCGTGGCTACGAAGAAGTTCGTTTGGACGTGATCGACTCCAACGACAGGGCGCGTGCGCTTTATGAACGGGAAGGATTCACCGCCATCAAGACCGCGCGGCTTGGCCCCCTTCGTCACATTTTCGGGTTTCGGTCGGCAACGACGATGGTTCGGGCCGTGCATCAACCTGATCCAATCAACGCCCCTGCCCCGAAGACCAACGCACCGCCCAGCACCACTTGA
- the mbfA gene encoding iron exporter MbfA, whose amino-acid sequence MLSRFAHRRRFKDLSEREVLGLAISAEEDDAQIYRMYADRLRAEFPASATIFEGMAEEEDGHRRQLIELHQRRFGEVIPLIRREHVSGYFARRPVWLVENLGLERMREEAAQMERDAERFYLAAAAKTTDAETRKLLGDLAAAEAGHVTRADKLTEAVTDSDEAEDEARAAHRQFVLTWVQPGLAGLMDGSVSTLAPIFATAFATQDTWTTFLVGLAASVGAGISMGFTEAASDDGQISGRGSPYKRGLSAGVMTTIGGLGHALPYLITDFWTATVVALIVVFVELWAIAWIQNRYMETPFVKAVFQVVLGGALVFGAGALIGSG is encoded by the coding sequence ATGCTTTCCCGTTTTGCACACCGCCGCCGCTTCAAGGACTTGTCCGAGCGCGAAGTCCTCGGCCTCGCCATTTCGGCCGAGGAAGACGACGCGCAGATTTATCGCATGTATGCGGACCGCTTGCGCGCGGAATTCCCCGCCTCGGCCACCATCTTTGAAGGTATGGCAGAGGAAGAGGACGGCCATCGCCGCCAGTTGATCGAGCTCCACCAGCGTCGCTTTGGTGAGGTGATCCCATTGATCCGACGCGAGCACGTGTCGGGTTACTTCGCCCGCCGCCCGGTTTGGCTCGTTGAAAACCTTGGCTTGGAACGGATGCGCGAAGAAGCGGCCCAGATGGAACGCGATGCCGAGCGGTTCTATCTCGCTGCAGCTGCAAAAACGACAGACGCAGAGACGCGTAAGCTATTGGGTGATCTGGCGGCCGCCGAAGCCGGTCATGTCACGCGGGCAGACAAGCTGACCGAGGCCGTGACCGATTCCGATGAGGCCGAAGATGAGGCACGTGCCGCCCATCGCCAGTTTGTGCTGACATGGGTTCAACCCGGTCTTGCAGGCTTGATGGACGGTTCAGTTTCGACGCTTGCGCCCATTTTTGCCACGGCGTTCGCCACTCAGGACACGTGGACCACCTTTCTTGTCGGTCTCGCCGCGTCCGTCGGTGCCGGAATTTCGATGGGCTTTACCGAAGCAGCTTCAGATGACGGCCAGATTTCAGGGCGCGGATCGCCCTACAAGCGTGGATTGTCCGCAGGCGTGATGACCACAATCGGGGGCTTGGGGCATGCATTACCATACCTGATCACGGATTTCTGGACCGCAACTGTCGTCGCGCTGATCGTCGTTTTTGTCGAACTCTGGGCAATTGCCTGGATCCAGAACCGCTATATGGAAACGCCATTCGTAAAGGCGGTCTTTCAAGTGGTGCTGGGCGGTGCGTTGGTCTTCGGGGCAGGGGCGTTGATTGGATCAGGTTGA
- a CDS encoding TetR/AcrR family transcriptional regulator — translation MPDGTNVEIKRGRKFAQVLAGAREIFLRDGFEGASVDDIARAAGVSKATLYSYFPDKRLLFMEMAKVECARQANHVMDTIDRSAPMADILRSVSRQIIDLIMSDFARSIFRICVGESTRFPDLGREFYTSGPQMGRKRLTELLRIGVSRGDLRITDLDLAAEQFAQLCKADLFDRMVFNMADTFTDVEKERVIHGAVDMFMARYGT, via the coding sequence ATGCCGGACGGCACGAACGTCGAAATTAAGCGTGGCCGCAAGTTCGCACAGGTTCTTGCCGGTGCGCGCGAAATCTTTCTGCGCGACGGCTTTGAAGGGGCCAGCGTGGACGACATCGCGCGCGCAGCCGGGGTAAGCAAAGCGACGCTTTACAGCTATTTCCCGGACAAGCGGCTTTTGTTCATGGAAATGGCAAAAGTGGAATGTGCGCGGCAGGCCAATCATGTCATGGATACGATTGATCGCAGCGCACCCATGGCAGATATCCTCCGGTCTGTGTCACGCCAGATCATCGACTTGATCATGTCTGACTTTGCACGCAGCATATTTCGCATCTGCGTCGGTGAGAGCACACGATTTCCCGATCTGGGGCGCGAATTCTATACCAGTGGTCCGCAAATGGGTCGCAAGCGCCTGACTGAGCTACTGCGCATTGGCGTCAGCCGCGGCGATTTGAGAATTACCGATCTGGATCTGGCTGCCGAGCAATTTGCCCAACTTTGCAAAGCCGACCTTTTTGACCGCATGGTTTTTAATATGGCTGACACATTCACGGACGTCGAAAAGGAACGGGTCATCCATGGCGCCGTTGATATGTTCATGGCGCGTTACGGCACCTAG
- a CDS encoding NYN domain-containing protein, translating into MPREQELLAVLIDADNIPAKYAEAILEEVKRYGEPALRQVYGDWSNDALNGWRKASRELGLVAKQETANTTGKNATDIGLVISAMDILHSGRFDGFVLVSSDSDFTALANRLRENGVKVIGIGEEKTPNSLVKVCNRFVFLENIAAPSTGDKDVEKQGSPKKQPPSKVVPMVLRAMQSLDDEADWYNLSPLGRQINRENPAFDPRTYGSTKLSELLTRTGQFEVRKGSGNGLQVRKKEN; encoded by the coding sequence ATGCCGCGTGAACAGGAACTCTTGGCCGTTTTGATCGACGCCGACAATATCCCTGCAAAGTACGCCGAAGCGATCCTGGAAGAAGTCAAACGCTATGGCGAACCGGCCTTGCGGCAGGTCTATGGCGACTGGTCAAACGATGCGCTGAATGGCTGGCGCAAGGCATCGCGAGAGCTGGGACTGGTCGCAAAACAGGAAACGGCGAACACGACGGGCAAGAACGCAACTGACATCGGTTTGGTGATCAGCGCCATGGATATCCTGCATAGTGGCCGGTTCGACGGGTTCGTCCTTGTCAGTTCTGACAGCGATTTTACCGCGCTTGCCAACCGGCTGCGCGAGAATGGCGTGAAGGTGATTGGCATCGGCGAAGAAAAGACACCGAACAGTCTTGTCAAAGTCTGTAACCGCTTTGTCTTTCTCGAAAACATCGCGGCTCCGTCGACAGGTGACAAGGACGTTGAAAAACAGGGGTCACCCAAGAAGCAACCGCCGTCAAAAGTCGTCCCAATGGTTCTGCGGGCCATGCAAAGCCTAGATGACGAAGCGGATTGGTACAATCTGTCCCCGCTTGGCAGGCAGATCAATAGAGAGAATCCCGCCTTCGACCCGCGCACCTATGGCAGCACAAAGCTAAGCGAGCTCTTGACCCGAACAGGACAGTTTGAAGTGCGAAAGGGGTCCGGAAACGGCTTGCAGGTGCGCAAGAAAGAAAACTAG
- a CDS encoding S-(hydroxymethyl)glutathione dehydrogenase/class III alcohol dehydrogenase produces the protein MRTRAAVALEAGKPLEVMEVNLDGPKAGEVLVEIKATGICHTDEFTLSGADPEGMFPAILGHEGAGVVVEVGEGVTSLEVGDHVIPLYTPECRECEYCLNPKTNLCQKIRSTQGAGVMPDGTSRFSMLDGTPILHYMGCSTFSNHTVLPEIALAKVRKDAPFDKICYIGCGVTTGIGAVINTAKVEIGSRAIVFGLGGIGLNVIQGLRLAGADQIVGVDLNPGKVEMAKRFGMTDFVNPNDVKGDMVAHLVELTQGGADYTFDATGNVQVMRTALEAAHKGWGESIIIGVAPAGAEISTRPFQLVTGRSWRGTAFGGARGRTDVPKIVDWYMDGKIEIDPMITHTMPLEDINKGFDLMHEGKSIRAVVEF, from the coding sequence ATGCGAACACGTGCCGCCGTCGCCCTAGAGGCAGGAAAACCGCTTGAAGTCATGGAGGTCAATCTGGACGGCCCGAAAGCGGGCGAAGTACTGGTCGAAATCAAGGCCACTGGTATTTGCCACACCGATGAATTTACCCTGTCAGGCGCGGATCCTGAAGGCATGTTCCCAGCAATTCTGGGCCATGAAGGCGCGGGCGTTGTCGTCGAAGTTGGTGAAGGCGTCACAAGTCTGGAAGTCGGTGACCACGTTATTCCACTCTACACCCCTGAATGCCGCGAATGCGAATATTGTCTGAACCCAAAGACCAACCTTTGCCAGAAAATCCGCAGCACGCAGGGTGCCGGCGTTATGCCAGATGGCACGTCGCGCTTTTCGATGCTCGATGGCACACCGATCCTGCATTACATGGGTTGTTCCACGTTTTCCAATCACACCGTCCTTCCCGAGATCGCGCTTGCCAAGGTCCGAAAGGACGCGCCGTTTGACAAAATTTGCTACATCGGTTGCGGCGTCACCACGGGCATCGGTGCGGTCATCAATACCGCCAAGGTCGAAATCGGAAGCCGCGCGATCGTCTTTGGTCTGGGCGGCATCGGTCTGAATGTGATTCAGGGGCTGCGGCTGGCCGGTGCCGATCAGATTGTCGGTGTGGATCTCAACCCTGGAAAGGTCGAAATGGCCAAGCGTTTCGGGATGACCGATTTCGTCAATCCCAACGACGTAAAGGGCGACATGGTCGCGCATTTGGTCGAACTGACGCAGGGCGGTGCCGACTACACATTTGACGCTACGGGCAATGTTCAGGTCATGCGCACAGCACTTGAGGCGGCGCATAAAGGGTGGGGTGAAAGCATCATCATCGGTGTTGCCCCTGCTGGTGCTGAAATTTCGACCCGTCCATTCCAGCTGGTGACGGGGCGCAGCTGGCGCGGAACGGCCTTTGGCGGTGCACGCGGACGCACAGATGTGCCCAAAATCGTAGATTGGTACATGGACGGCAAAATCGAAATTGACCCGATGATCACGCACACCATGCCGCTTGAAGACATCAATAAGGGTTTTGATCTGATGCATGAAGGCAAATCCATTCGGGCCGTCGTCGAGTTCTGA
- a CDS encoding I78 family peptidase inhibitor: MRYLMPIALAGLTACGATGPTAPISSGAPTGPVAGSFPTGLDNTCNGERYGTLVGQDATALERVLILGQVRVIRPGMVVAQDYRPERINFEIGGDNRVTRITCG, translated from the coding sequence ATGCGGTATCTCATGCCGATTGCCCTTGCTGGACTGACAGCATGCGGTGCCACAGGTCCAACGGCACCAATATCATCCGGTGCACCGACGGGCCCAGTGGCCGGGTCATTCCCTACTGGACTGGACAATACGTGTAATGGTGAGCGCTATGGCACGCTTGTCGGTCAGGATGCGACAGCGCTTGAACGGGTGCTGATCCTTGGACAGGTGCGTGTCATCCGCCCCGGCATGGTTGTCGCACAGGATTATCGGCCAGAACGCATAAATTTCGAGATCGGCGGCGACAATCGGGTAACGCGGATTACCTGCGGGTAA
- a CDS encoding DUF2794 domain-containing protein, whose product MFMQSPQPNVAFPDQVAFHRTELAPILALYGRMVAAGEWRDYGISCLRDQAVFSVFQRTAENPLYRIEKRPKLRLRQGQYAVIGANGQVLKRGNDLRQVLRVLERKLIRIVD is encoded by the coding sequence ATGTTTATGCAATCGCCTCAACCCAACGTCGCGTTTCCGGATCAGGTTGCGTTCCACCGCACTGAACTCGCACCGATTCTTGCCCTTTATGGTCGCATGGTCGCTGCTGGTGAATGGCGGGATTACGGGATTTCATGCCTGCGTGATCAGGCCGTTTTCTCGGTCTTCCAAAGGACTGCGGAGAATCCGCTTTACCGGATCGAGAAGCGGCCAAAACTACGCCTGAGGCAAGGCCAGTATGCCGTCATTGGTGCAAACGGTCAGGTGCTGAAACGCGGCAATGACTTAAGGCAGGTGCTGCGGGTGCTGGAACGCAAACTTATACGGATCGTCGATTAA
- a CDS encoding NlpC/P60 family protein — MTDQRLHPANARVAHESLRGTVDGVAFTQGISRSVAVPVLDLQVTADAARGSRDRQRLMGDLVNVLEDVDGRSFVVCPDGYVGYVDSTGLSDSVATTHFVSTMATHAFQDEDFKSTTRFHLPFGARLRVQAERQKFYETDVGYVPKKHLRPMDRPFEDPATIAQMHFGVPYLWGGNSTLGIDCSGLIQAALSACGINCPADSDMQCDDLGTALADDAKLQRGDLIFWKGHVGMMVDAETLIHANAHHMACRYEPFDQACLRIETQGDGPVQVRKRL, encoded by the coding sequence GTGACCGATCAACGGCTCCATCCGGCGAATGCGCGCGTCGCGCACGAAAGTTTGCGGGGAACTGTCGATGGTGTGGCGTTCACGCAAGGTATCTCGCGATCTGTCGCTGTGCCTGTGCTTGATCTGCAGGTCACTGCCGATGCTGCGCGGGGAAGCAGGGACAGACAGCGTCTGATGGGCGATCTTGTCAACGTGCTGGAAGACGTGGATGGCCGTTCGTTCGTGGTCTGCCCTGATGGGTACGTCGGATATGTCGACAGTACCGGGCTGTCTGATTCCGTCGCGACAACGCACTTCGTTTCCACCATGGCAACGCACGCCTTTCAGGACGAAGACTTCAAATCCACCACCCGGTTTCACTTACCCTTTGGCGCGCGTCTGCGCGTTCAGGCGGAACGTCAGAAGTTCTATGAAACTGACGTTGGATATGTCCCGAAAAAGCATCTTCGTCCAATGGACCGCCCATTCGAAGACCCCGCGACGATCGCGCAAATGCATTTCGGCGTGCCATATCTGTGGGGCGGCAATTCAACCCTCGGCATTGATTGCTCGGGCCTGATCCAGGCTGCGCTTTCCGCCTGCGGCATAAACTGCCCGGCGGACAGCGATATGCAGTGCGATGATCTGGGCACCGCTCTAGCGGACGACGCAAAGCTGCAACGCGGCGATCTGATCTTTTGGAAAGGTCATGTCGGCATGATGGTAGATGCAGAAACGCTGATACATGCAAACGCCCATCACATGGCCTGTCGGTACGAGCCGTTCGACCAAGCATGTCTCCGGATTGAAACGCAGGGCGATGGTCCTGTTCAGGTACGCAAGCGGCTTTAA
- a CDS encoding leucyl aminopeptidase family protein, translated as MSLTFAAATADAIPIHVIDAEHLDTIPKEATDWAKLHGFKGAPGTTLIIPDKTGAIAMVLVGNGSATVRKRGRFHFAQAARALPLGTYQIASGLTGQALEEAALGWLLASYTFDRYRSESPDIAHLVAPDGIDAKRIEIIAAGETLTRDLINTPASDMGPAELADATRQLAREHGAEVNEIVGDDLITSNFPMIHTVGRASSRAPRLLDLRWGDSGPTLTLVGKGVCFDTGGLNIKPGASMGLMKKDMGGAATTLGLAHMIMALDLQLRLRVLIPAVENSIDGNAFRPQDILTSRKGLTVEINNTDAEGRLVLADALTLADEDTPDLVISMATLTGAARVAVGPDLAPFFTDDDAHAAAISASAAKVADPVWRLPFHDPYEEMIEPGIAHLDNAPKGGMAGCITAALFLRRFVEAPYIHFDIYGWQPAPAPARPKGGVGMGARAILDALPELLKL; from the coding sequence ATGTCCCTCACTTTTGCTGCCGCGACCGCCGACGCGATCCCGATTCATGTCATTGATGCGGAGCATCTGGATACGATTCCGAAAGAAGCAACCGATTGGGCAAAGTTGCATGGCTTCAAGGGGGCACCGGGAACGACACTGATCATCCCGGATAAAACCGGCGCGATCGCAATGGTGCTGGTTGGCAATGGCTCTGCGACGGTACGCAAACGCGGGCGCTTTCATTTTGCACAAGCCGCGCGCGCGTTGCCGCTGGGAACCTACCAGATCGCGAGCGGGCTGACCGGTCAGGCCCTTGAAGAGGCAGCACTTGGCTGGTTGCTTGCCAGTTATACGTTTGACCGCTATCGCTCGGAATCTCCTGATATTGCACATCTGGTGGCACCAGACGGCATCGACGCAAAACGCATTGAAATTATCGCAGCCGGAGAGACGCTGACTCGCGATCTGATCAATACGCCTGCTTCAGATATGGGGCCCGCAGAACTGGCCGATGCCACCAGGCAACTCGCCCGTGAACATGGCGCAGAGGTGAACGAAATTGTCGGTGATGATCTGATTACATCCAACTTTCCCATGATCCACACGGTCGGTCGCGCGTCCAGCCGTGCGCCGCGTTTGCTTGACCTACGTTGGGGTGACAGTGGACCGACGCTGACACTCGTCGGCAAAGGGGTGTGCTTTGATACCGGTGGCCTGAACATCAAACCGGGCGCATCGATGGGGCTGATGAAAAAAGACATGGGCGGCGCGGCAACCACCTTGGGTCTTGCGCATATGATCATGGCGCTTGATTTGCAGTTGCGATTGCGGGTTCTAATCCCGGCCGTAGAAAACAGTATCGATGGTAACGCTTTTCGCCCGCAGGACATTCTGACGTCCCGCAAGGGATTGACCGTTGAAATCAACAACACGGACGCCGAAGGCCGCCTTGTTCTTGCTGATGCACTGACGCTCGCGGATGAGGATACGCCTGACCTTGTGATTTCGATGGCGACGCTGACCGGAGCAGCCCGTGTCGCCGTCGGGCCTGATTTAGCGCCATTCTTCACGGATGATGACGCGCATGCCGCGGCAATATCGGCCAGCGCGGCCAAGGTCGCTGATCCCGTCTGGCGTTTGCCGTTCCACGATCCCTATGAAGAAATGATCGAACCTGGCATCGCGCATCTGGATAACGCACCCAAAGGTGGGATGGCTGGATGTATAACGGCGGCCTTGTTTCTGCGCCGCTTTGTCGAGGCACCCTACATCCATTTCGACATTTATGGCTGGCAACCAGCCCCCGCACCAGCACGTCCCAAAGGCGGCGTCGGCATGGGCGCGCGGGCAATTCTGGATGCATTGCCAGAACTCCTGAAGCTGTGA
- a CDS encoding carbonic anhydrase, translating into MKYAKPLPDYLVRRYHGWKATTYQESKGWYRRLAEDGQHPRAMVISCCDSRVHVTSIFGADQGEFFIHRNIANLVPPHNPDGHHHGTSAALEYAVRGLKVSHIIVLGHSGCGGVEGCYQMCSGEAPELDDPKSFVGRWMDILRPGFEELPKGDKAERMRTLEKASVVISLSNLMGFPFVSDAVKDGNLSLHGLWHDIGEGALEAYDAETDGFVPF; encoded by the coding sequence ATGAAATATGCCAAGCCTTTGCCTGACTATCTGGTCAGACGCTATCATGGCTGGAAGGCCACGACTTATCAGGAAAGCAAGGGCTGGTATCGCAGACTTGCCGAAGACGGGCAGCATCCAAGGGCGATGGTGATCTCGTGCTGTGACAGTCGGGTTCATGTCACATCGATTTTCGGGGCCGATCAGGGGGAATTCTTTATCCACCGCAATATCGCGAACCTTGTCCCGCCCCATAACCCTGACGGTCATCATCACGGCACTTCGGCAGCGCTGGAATACGCGGTTCGCGGCTTGAAGGTGAGCCATATCATCGTGCTTGGCCATTCAGGCTGCGGTGGTGTGGAAGGGTGTTATCAAATGTGTTCGGGCGAGGCCCCGGAACTGGATGATCCCAAAAGCTTTGTCGGGCGATGGATGGACATCTTGCGTCCCGGCTTTGAAGAGCTGCCCAAAGGTGACAAGGCAGAGCGGATGCGGACGCTTGAGAAAGCATCCGTCGTGATTTCGCTTAGTAACCTAATGGGCTTTCCTTTTGTGTCGGACGCCGTCAAGGACGGGAATCTTTCGTTGCATGGACTTTGGCACGATATCGGCGAAGGTGCGCTGGAAGCCTATGACGCAGAAACAGACGGGTTCGTTCCATTCTAG
- a CDS encoding sodium-dependent bicarbonate transport family permease produces MSEIVNLALANLISPIILSFALGLAAALARSDLTIPEAVAKGMSIYLLFAIGFKGGASVASHGVDGTLLAAVGAGIVLSFGLPFVAFGLLRLITRLEPLDAAAVAAHYGSISIVTFVAGTSVLQERMIDSEGYMVAVAAAMEAPAILSALWLVARGGGNGKMAPGLLREIMLNGSIVLLVGSFVIGMVTGEKGLAQIAPFIVSPFQGVLCLFLLDMGLIAGRGLRQAKGIVTLPMVAFGILMPMIGSLTGLALGVVIGLSLGGIVMLMILAASASYIAVPAAMRVALPKANPAIYLTLSLGVTFPFNLTLGIPIYLAIAQTVTGG; encoded by the coding sequence ATGTCGGAAATTGTCAACCTCGCATTGGCGAACCTGATATCGCCGATCATTCTTAGCTTTGCGCTGGGTTTGGCTGCCGCGCTTGCCCGATCCGATCTGACAATCCCCGAAGCCGTTGCCAAAGGCATGTCGATCTACCTTCTTTTCGCGATCGGCTTCAAAGGCGGGGCCAGCGTCGCCTCACATGGCGTGGATGGCACCCTTCTTGCAGCGGTCGGTGCGGGGATCGTGCTATCGTTTGGCTTGCCCTTTGTCGCCTTTGGGCTTTTGCGCCTGATCACACGGCTGGAGCCGCTGGATGCCGCTGCTGTGGCTGCACATTACGGATCGATCTCGATTGTCACTTTCGTTGCGGGTACGTCCGTCTTGCAAGAACGGATGATTGACTCTGAAGGCTATATGGTTGCTGTCGCGGCCGCGATGGAAGCCCCGGCCATCCTGTCCGCGCTTTGGCTTGTGGCCCGCGGTGGTGGCAACGGCAAGATGGCACCCGGACTGCTGCGGGAAATCATGCTGAATGGGTCAATCGTCTTGCTGGTCGGATCCTTCGTGATTGGCATGGTGACCGGTGAAAAGGGACTTGCCCAGATCGCACCTTTCATCGTGTCGCCCTTTCAAGGCGTCTTGTGCCTGTTCCTGCTTGATATGGGTCTGATCGCGGGACGTGGACTGCGTCAGGCAAAAGGGATCGTGACACTGCCAATGGTGGCGTTCGGCATCCTCATGCCGATGATCGGGTCGCTGACCGGCCTCGCGCTTGGCGTCGTGATCGGCCTGTCCCTCGGCGGGATTGTGATGCTGATGATCCTTGCAGCATCTGCCAGCTATATTGCTGTCCCTGCCGCTATGCGTGTCGCATTGCCAAAGGCCAACCCGGCTATATATCTCACGCTGTCATTGGGGGTCACCTTCCCGTTTAACTTGACGCTTGGTATTCCGATCTATCTTGCCATCGCCCAAACAGTCACCGGAGGCTGA
- a CDS encoding P-II family nitrogen regulator yields the protein MEMHSAKRVSIVIEAPLESRLTDALMEAGVTGYTIMPVTGGSGRSGQWTRDGQLGRSGMVNVICLIKPERLDGLLKAAFTVVEPHIGVVSVTDAQVLRAERF from the coding sequence ATGGAAATGCACTCAGCAAAGCGCGTATCGATCGTGATCGAAGCCCCGCTTGAAAGCCGCCTGACCGATGCCCTGATGGAAGCGGGTGTGACCGGATATACGATCATGCCAGTCACCGGCGGTTCGGGCCGATCGGGACAATGGACACGTGATGGTCAGTTGGGCCGATCCGGCATGGTCAATGTGATTTGCCTCATCAAACCGGAACGACTGGACGGTTTGCTTAAAGCCGCTTTCACTGTGGTTGAGCCACATATCGGTGTCGTATCTGTCACCGACGCGCAGGTGCTGCGGGCAGAGCGGTTCTAG
- a CDS encoding carboxylate-amine ligase: MDHSPPPFTLGVEEEYLIVDAKTLDLVAAPDALMQNCIDELGDKVSPEFLRCQIEVGTGVCATVAEARADLAHLRRTVKNVCSHYGLAPIAASTHPFADWHKQNFTEKERYRTLEKDLAGVARRMLICGMHVHVGIDDDDLRIDLLNQFSYFLPHLLALSTSSPFWEGTETGLRSYRLTVFDNLPRTGIPPIFASYSEFDRSVQAIVDTGIIEDSTKIWWDLRPSARFPTLESRICDVSPRIDDAMALTALTQSIMAMLHSLGRQNMRWRQYERFLIEENRWRAQRYGISKGLIDFGAGEVVPFSDMLEELIALVTPHAGALGCLDEVQHTRHILRDGTSADRQVATYQAALKDGADEPEALRAVVQSLISEFGEGL; the protein is encoded by the coding sequence ATGGACCATTCTCCGCCGCCATTCACGCTGGGTGTTGAAGAAGAATACCTGATCGTTGATGCAAAAACGCTGGACCTTGTAGCTGCACCCGACGCGTTGATGCAGAACTGCATTGATGAACTGGGGGACAAGGTCAGCCCAGAGTTCCTGCGTTGCCAAATCGAAGTCGGCACCGGTGTTTGCGCAACGGTCGCAGAGGCACGCGCGGATCTGGCGCATCTGCGTCGCACGGTAAAAAACGTCTGCAGTCACTATGGCCTCGCGCCGATTGCGGCCTCCACCCATCCGTTCGCGGATTGGCACAAACAGAATTTCACCGAAAAGGAACGGTATCGGACGCTTGAAAAGGATCTTGCAGGGGTGGCCCGGCGGATGCTCATCTGCGGGATGCACGTTCACGTCGGGATCGACGATGATGATCTGCGGATCGATCTTTTGAATCAGTTCTCGTATTTCTTACCGCATCTGCTGGCACTTTCGACGTCCTCTCCATTCTGGGAAGGCACTGAAACAGGATTGCGGTCCTATCGGTTGACCGTTTTCGACAACTTGCCACGCACTGGCATCCCGCCCATATTTGCCAGCTATTCTGAATTCGATCGCTCGGTTCAGGCGATCGTGGACACGGGAATCATCGAGGACTCGACCAAAATCTGGTGGGATCTGCGACCCTCGGCGCGGTTTCCAACGCTCGAGTCACGCATTTGCGACGTCTCACCTCGCATTGACGATGCCATGGCCCTGACGGCCCTGACGCAAAGCATCATGGCGATGCTGCACAGCCTAGGTCGCCAAAACATGCGCTGGCGGCAGTACGAGCGTTTCCTCATTGAGGAAAACCGCTGGCGGGCACAGCGGTATGGCATCTCAAAAGGTCTGATCGATTTCGGTGCCGGCGAGGTGGTTCCCTTTTCGGACATGCTGGAAGAGTTGATCGCACTGGTCACGCCGCACGCGGGCGCATTGGGCTGTCTTGATGAGGTCCAGCACACACGCCACATCTTGCGCGATGGGACCAGTGCAGACCGGCAAGTTGCGACATATCAGGCGGCGTTGAAGGACGGGGCCGACGAACCCGAAGCATTGCGCGCCGTGGTTCAGTCACTGATTTCGGAATTCGGCGAAGGTCTCTAG